GATCTCGTCATCACGCTCCTACAAGGCCTCAATCCTCATCTCCAACATATGATCCCCGAGCCTCACTGGGCcacgcgccggcggccaggcccGCCGCGGCTGGGATGCCACCCCACGATGCGGCAGCGTGGCAGATCTGGGCGGCGCCGTCCGCCCTTGTGGTTGCTGCGCCTCCAGGCGCACCGGGGAGTCCAGGCCATGCGCCCGCTACCATGCCGGGAGGCACTCCCGCAGTGGCTAGGAGGGTGCCTAGGGACCCGTCAGCGAGCCTCCCGACCACACGAACGGGGCGCCGCCGGTCCCTCCGCCGAACACGAACAGCGCGCCGCTAGCCGCATCCTGGAGCCCACCATCTGATCTGCCCCTTTCAGCCGCCAGAGCCCATTTTCCAGCCGCTGGAGGCGCATCCCCCTCATCCATTCCGCCCGCCACCACCAGATGAGACCGTGAGACCGGGAAAACGGGAGAGGAGATGAGCGGTTCGGGAAGGAGGCGGTGGTAATTTGTCTATAATTTTCACGAAGTCCAGGGGTAGTTTTGTAACATGGGGGGCGTGGATGGAGGGAAAGCCACACGGGGCTGGTTTTTCCGGCTTCTCCTCCCCATTACAAATTGGAGAATGACTTCACAGGCGCTTCACGAGAGAAGCCGTTTTTTggaagggtgtgtttggtacgGCTTTTCCAGAAGCCACCCGAGAAACTGTCTAATAAGCCCTGGGCCCCTAATCTTTGGCCGACGCTCTCTAAAGAGGTCAGGATGTCTGCTCTACCATACCCTAAACCTACAGAGAGAGCCTGCTTATGTTGCACTCTCCATTCTCCACCCCGACCCCCAGCGGTTGTCTACTTGAAACATTACTTTGTCCGATGCAGTCACTCGGCACCTTTTTGGTGGACAAGAAGGCATATGCGGTGACACCCTACGTGCGTTTGCATCTGTGTGACACTCCATTTAGTGCAGGACATGgtggccgccgcccaccgcacTAACCTTTGTTTGCAACAGATTGTGACGGACAGCGAAGCGATGGCCTTGCTGATGGGCAACCCTCTCTAGTATCGgattgcacaaccggtactagagctAGAGGTGATATCCCTAGTAGTGAACTAAGGCTAATGTTTTAAGCAAGCATTGTATAGTACCTATGTTTTGTTGTGCAACAAACAACATCGGCCACGCCACATTGAAGTCATGGCTGATGACTCGACTCTAGTCTATGAACAAGCAAGTGCGATACTGCGATCCCATTCaactttcttccttccttggcGTTTATTTGATTTGCCATTCATCCGCTTCCCTGTATGTATGAATCACAAGGATAATACTCTTTTTTTACAATACCCTCTCGATCccatatgtatctagaaaaaaattaaaatgaatagtaatttgagatgaGGGGACATACTTGTGGGTGAAGTCAACGGGACAATAACCATTTCAAAGAAAGGGAAACACAAGTGGTCGGGAAGAAGGCCTGATAGGGCAAGAAATAAATTGAACTCTGGTCAAGTCAACTTGAGCTAAGTAGGTTAGCGAGGCCTCCTTTCCCTATCGATCAACAGATGGGACCGCGCATTGGAGCTCTAGATATTCTACTCACGATTGGGTCAAAGTTTAATTACGtgttgctgcaactgcaagtttgTCCTCCAGTTTATAATTTCTGGGTTAAGTATTTGCAGCCAAGCAACGACTGTCGCGTCCAGGCAATCGGAATAGGAACACCGGAAATAAACTCTGGTAGCATGATTCTGGGCCATGGAGCTGTAGCGAGCCATTGATGAGTCAGGTTTTCTTAAGAAAAACATTGATGAGGCTCCTCCAGCTAATGAGAACATTCCAGATCAGGCGTTGCCTGCTGGGATCGTTTATCTGCGACGCTGATCCTCGTTGGCATCGGACGATGTTTAAGAGTACCGGAGTCACGGCGATCACCGGTCAGGATGCAACATCCCGTGATGCGACACCGAGGGCTGATGCCGCCGGCAGATCGGCCTCCAGGAGTGATTTTTCGCACTACGGATCAGAAACTAAGCTAATGCTGAGAATAACTAAGCTAATGCGGGGAACGGGGAAACGGGGATGGGATGCTTCCCCTTCCCTGTCCCCACCATCCCCGACGGGGGAGACTTTTTCACTGTTAAGATCCCCGTGGGGATAAAAGCTCTACCATCCCCATCCCCTAATGAGTGAATTCCCCGCGGGGAATCGGGGAACGGGGCCGTTAAATCTGCAGAAGTCAACGAACAAACAATACCACTGTCCACTGGCCAGGATTCTTCACAAGTTGACATGCCTGGGATCAGGGGGCAACGAACGAACCCCCCGGAAATAGGTAGGCGTGCCGGCCAATTCGGTCTCTTCTCTTGTGCCATGCTTTCTGGAGAAGCACACCCATGTGCTCATTCCTTTGTGTCACCGTCTTGCCTGGTCACATGAATTGCATGCACATTTACCAGTAATCTCTGGGAGAAGTCGCTGAATCAGAGAGAATTGTGGCCAAATTTTGCAAATGAAATACGGACATGAGAGGCTAATTTCTACAACCACAACGTGcaatagaaaaaagaaatgtttcTTCGCTGAGGAGTACCCTCACTATCCATGGACAACAATTCAGCTTCATAAATCATAACAAAACGAGCATCTTCACGGTGAAGGGCACCAACACCTCTGAACACTGGGTTATGACCAATCCGCTTAGCAAATGATTTCCAAATTACTAGCGAGCAAAAGATTGACTGAACAAAAGCAAAACATATGAAGATGCATGTGCATGACTTTTCTTTTTGGCAGAAAGTTCACTTTGATCTGCTCATGACTTTAGAACAAGAAAACATCTAGAAGAAGATTCATGTCCTGGATTGAAAGGTCCTTGCAGCCCCGGAAAATAAAGACCAACTCCAAGACTTCAGGCTCTTCAATCGGTTATTATTGTCTGTTGTTGTCATTATGCTTCCGGTTGTGGAGCAGCATCCTTCTCATCAGATAAGTAATCTTGCCTGCAAAGGAGATTGACAAATAAACCATGTCATCTTGCCACTGGACACATCAACAGCAAGAAGAAACTTGATGGCTTGGCTTTGGGACAAACCTTATCTTCCGTGAAAGCTGATAAAGGCCCGTACCAGCCATTGCAACGTTAACACTGAAAAGATTCCAGTTTTTCTGAAACAATATAACAACCCATGGCAATCAGATAAGCAGCAATTAACATGAAAGGACAACATTACAACCcagtttttttctttaaaaaatgtGTGAGAATTTCGCTTCTGAAATATCAGCTCATTTCAACAAGAACAAAACCAGAACAAGATATATAAAGAATCAGTAAGGTGAAAAGTTTTGGTTATCAGTTAAAAGTTCAAACTCCTAAGAACAGAGATTGCTCTTTGCTAGGATGATGAGTACTGCAGAACTCAACATGTGACAAGCAAACTGATCATCATTGCATTTCAAGaggaacataaaaaaaatacatcacAATATTAATAGAAGAATGTATATATTTGATGCAAGAAAGGTCAAGTTTAAAAGTTACTCTACATCACCTTGTGCGTTTCAGTACCTAATTCTAGTACCATGGACAAGTACCACTACCAGATACTGATGGGCTTACCGGTGTGATCACCAAGCTGTATCTTGACCAAATGAGTCCAGTGCAAGCAACAGCTGAACACCACTCAAAAGAGTAAGCATACCAGAATTACACAAGAATGCACTGTAAACTAATGGCCATGTTATCTTAAACTTAAACTGATTGGGTAACTGAAACATACCAACTTGTTGAGGATAAGATATCTTCTCAGGTGGCTTAGCAAAGTCAGCAATGTTGGCAATGCTGATACCCCATTTGAATGTCGGCGCCCAGAAGTGAACTGCAGTGATGGTCAGATTGAAGTCACAGGCCGTAGGGATAATTTGTTAAGCGCACTAAGCATCACATTATtgacaaatgaatgcaaaaaagTATCAGCCATTTTTGTTAGAACATGCTTCGCACTTTTGCAGTACCAAAGCACATTACATTTCCCACTACAGATGCCAGTGTAATAGTAAGTTCATATGTTCAGTATTAAATACCACCGGGAATTAAGCATGATTAGCAATATTGGAATTGGCACAGGCTAGGAAGACACGTTTAGTCGTTATATATCTTATCATTGTGCAAGATCAAACCAAAGCACAGTGCATGATCAGTAATGATAAAGAGAACATTACACAAAATGAGAGATGCCATTGTTCTTTGTTCATTGTTTCACGGACAGATCAGCAATGACAGATAAAATCCCAGAGAAAAGAACTCACTGGTCTTGGGGCCAGCAGGATGGTTCCAAAAGGCCTGAAGCTTTGTAGCAGCCATTGAAACTATTGGACGGTTCCCTGACTCTTTGGGTGATTTCACAATCTGCGGTCCCCCTGCAAGCAGGAAAACAAAATAATGTCTCATGAGCTTTTCATCATAGTTTAACAATAAATGCTTCAAGAAAGTAACTATCATACTAGTATTGGGCATAGGGAAAACATATCAAGAACATGATGGTACAGCAGTTTTTGCAGTCTTAAGAGATAAATTGCTGATATAATGGTGGCGCCCGAAAATCAAAATGTCCAGAATACAAGAACCCTGGAGTGCCGCAGTTCCAAACTTCCAATACCCAACGAGTCCCATCAACAATGTTCTATAACAAGCAACAGGGTTTTTCCAAACTCTGTACACGCTATACAACAAGCAACTTGGAATTCAGTAGTGGTACAGGGGCGGTCTCATCACTTTTCCATGGGCAGAATTCTAGCTGTATAAAAGTCAAAGGAACAGCAACTCCGGGAACGAACTGGCACTAACAGATGGTACTACGGCCTGGGTTAATTCAGCGAGCAATACTGCGTATCCAGGTATCAGGTGCTGCGGCCGCTTCAGCTAACGGAAAATGTTAGGGAAAATAAACAGGGCGCTAGCGCAACGACCTAACCAGAATCAAATCCGCCGCCGGCTGCAACGTCCGgaaccccaccccaccccaccccacccgccGGGAACAACCCAGGCCGGGCGGTCCCAGAACGATCGGCGCAGGCGCCCTCCGCGCCGCGAACCCGGTACGGTAGACCAGAGCTGGATATGCGAAGGAAGGGATAGGAGAGGTGAGGGGGGGCGGGTTACTTTACGCTTGCTTCGCCTCcgggctccggcgacggcggaggtcAGCGGGGGAGGGGATGGCTCGgtcggtcggcggcggcggtctccCTTGGGAACTGAATCGACCTGCCGCTGGGGTGGGGTTGTTGAGGGTGATAGACTGAGAGGCCGTGGGGCCCAGCCCACCAATATCCTATGCATTCCTCCCTCCTCGCGCATCAGCCGTCGGATCGGGGAGGGACGGACGAGATGGGTCCTGCCATGCAGTGTGGACCACACCACCGGGCCAGCTTTATACTCTGTATATTGgtagtatatttttttttccgaatcaTGCTACGCAGACGCTTACATATACGCACGCATACCTACCCCTACAAATACACGCATGCATCCTGACCCTTATGAGCACCTTTTGAGCCGGCAAATTCTCAAGATTGACACCATTGGTGTCGACGAGCACATCGTCTATTATTGAAAGAATAGCACCGAttaaattctaaaataaattttaaaaaatacgaGCACCAGCGTTGAGTCGGGAACTCGAGAACTCGAAAGAACGAAGGTTCCACCAGCTCGCACTAGTAGTATATTTATAGGAGTATACGCAATGCACACCCATATCCTTCTACCCATTGGATGGGATAACAACTTGGTTTAATCTGGAGTGGTTGTAATCATGGAGTAAGTAAACAAACAGTGAGCCGATTGTACAAGACAGTCCAGTTACTGGTCAAGGCAGTAGCGCCATTGTCTGCGCATTCAGGTTTGTTTAGCACGATACAGATAGCCGCCGTAGTGGCATCAGTCGTATATCagacaaaaaggaaaataaCAAAGCTAGCACTTTcatctgaaaaaagaaaaactattgaAATGACCTGGGGTTCAAAGTTTTTATTTTAGTTCCGTGTATAGGTCCATGTAAGCTTCTAAAAGTTGAGATGCGAAATTCAATCCAGCAAAGTTCAAATGAAAATGATAAATTCTAGGTGCATGTGGATAAGTGCGTTAGGGTGACCACAATGTTGTGGAAGAGGGAATATAATATTCCATTCAGCCCTCTTATCCCATTGTGGAAGTGGTCTATAAGGAAGAAATAGTAAAAACTACCCATAGCACTATGAACATACCACAAGACAATAAAATAGCATATGTGTACACTGCAGCAATAAACAAAGAAGATAGTTGCAAGCAAAATTCATGGATTTTTTCTTTTGGCACCTCAAATTTGTTATCTTTTACGAATTCTCACAAAACAAATTTGCACCTCAACTTTTGTGACAAAAGTACATAAATGGATGCACTGCAAGATGTGcatcttttaaattttttcAAGAACTTCAAGCTTTGTATTAGATGGTTTTCATGCACGTTTCCACCAAATAGAAGCTTCCCCTCGTCTTATCGTTTGTCCGTTTGGAATAAGATACTCCTACCTTTTCTTTATATAGAGCGTATTACGAAAGATCAAGCTTTAAATGTTTTGATAAAAGAATATATACATATTTAGGTCTAAAAATTATACCTAAAGATTCATATTTCACGTATCTTCAATATGATATTGATTTTATAATAACTGATATTATATTTTAGAAGAATTAATGTTCAAAGTTTTTTACGCTAATTTTATCAAATGCTAATAcacactccctccgttccaaattgtatgcGTTTTGGTtcttttagattcataaatattattatacataaatattattatacatctagatatatactatatctagatgcataataatatatttaaaaaaaattaaaacgacctacagttTGGAACAGACGGAGTACAAGTCTGTATGAAATGAAGGTACTACCATTTCTACTTAGCCGCCTAATTAAGAATCTATCACAGCGGTGGACAAACTACGCAACCAGCATTTAATTACAGTTTTCTTAATTGTTTTTCATCTGGATCTTGAATGGGCCCGGCCCTATCCGTGCCCAGGACATGCCCGCCCACCCCATAGTCCATCCCGATCCGCACACCGTTCGTTCCTTCTGCCAGCCGACGCTTCTCCCATTCACGCCCTCGGCCACCTCAGGTATCTCCCTCGACGAGATCATGCTCTCCGCGTTCAGgtcgctcgccgc
The genomic region above belongs to Setaria italica strain Yugu1 chromosome VI, Setaria_italica_v2.0, whole genome shotgun sequence and contains:
- the LOC101773150 gene encoding mitochondrial pyruvate carrier 4 codes for the protein MAATKLQAFWNHPAGPKTIHFWAPTFKWGISIANIADFAKPPEKISYPQQVAVACTGLIWSRYSLVITPKNWNLFSVNVAMAGTGLYQLSRKIRQDYLSDEKDAAPQPEA